In the genome of Nocardia sp. NBC_00416, one region contains:
- a CDS encoding dienelactone hydrolase family protein, with the protein MSGTYDDIALLRRGDAEAGGHDQQPDEAATSPKADEHVPITVIEPDGFARGGIVLLHESRKFTGSLLEFMRALAGEGWLVVAPNLFHRATASSAGVFGDELFEDFDACFDWLTQRGVFPDCIGALGFDTAGTAAFLVATSRPIGAAVSVGAPGITTPLTDQAEALVSAAPRLQAPWLGMFGAEPSTPAADVDQLRDAGAQAAVASLVISYPGLLHRADNHTDEEDGDDLIDSRTRIFDWFDSHLR; encoded by the coding sequence ATGTCGGGCACTTATGACGATATCGCGCTGCTCCGGCGCGGCGACGCGGAAGCAGGCGGCCACGACCAGCAGCCGGACGAGGCTGCGACCAGCCCGAAAGCCGACGAACATGTGCCCATCACGGTGATCGAGCCCGACGGTTTCGCGCGCGGCGGGATCGTGCTGCTGCACGAATCCAGGAAGTTCACCGGATCGTTGCTGGAGTTCATGCGCGCGCTCGCCGGCGAAGGCTGGCTGGTGGTCGCACCGAACCTGTTCCACCGGGCCACCGCGTCCTCGGCCGGGGTGTTCGGTGACGAACTCTTCGAAGACTTCGACGCCTGCTTCGACTGGTTGACCCAGCGCGGCGTCTTCCCGGACTGTATCGGCGCCCTCGGTTTCGACACCGCCGGTACGGCGGCCTTCCTGGTGGCGACCAGCCGTCCCATCGGCGCCGCGGTGAGCGTGGGCGCCCCCGGGATCACCACGCCCCTCACCGACCAGGCCGAAGCCCTGGTATCCGCCGCACCGCGCCTACAGGCCCCCTGGCTGGGCATGTTCGGCGCCGAACCGAGCACCCCCGCCGCCGACGTCGACCAACTCCGCGACGCCGGCGCCCAGGCGGCGGTCGCCAGCCTCGTCATCTCCTACCCCGGTCTCCTGCACCGCGCCGACAATCACACCGACGAAGAAGACGGCGACGACCTGATCGACTCCCGAACCCGTATCTTCGACTGGTTCGACAGCCACCTACGCTGA
- a CDS encoding MMPL family transporter, whose protein sequence is MSVFLYRWGKFAFRRKWIVLPVWALIVVLLGGAAATLAKPFQDSFEMPGLPSEKATAILEEHMPQMASMFSIDAINGTYVVAAQNGTLTDEPNKAALDAMVGRLNELDIVDHSEKIVNPVTATSMMPASQEAAKEQAQAAKNLEPGEAPPTPEPNCLDGRNSPEFKGLCGGAPLNVLNEDKPQTVAVIDAKFTMPSFSDVTEENRQAAEAIAQEGRNAGLTVELTGAIAQTQPESGQSEMIGIGVALIVMIIAFGAIVAAFVPIITGIVGVACAGALLLTGTSLTEVPTFTPILASMIGLALSIDYALFIVSRYKHELVVQDSPEEAAGVAVGTAGSAVVFAGLTVVIALLGLSVVGVSFLTAMGVGGAIAAAFAVLAAITLMPALLGALGKALFKPKLPLVAQHDPEDDDSVTNGMRFARLIARVPVLTLVASALVLGALAAPATQLNLGLPGGDSMPEDSSVRKAYELQTEGFGEGKNGALVVAVDLSGTPEDQRDTALTALRDELAGYEGVDYLSVAQPSQDGQAALFQVVPESGPNSAETQDLVEHARDAEAALQAQYGMEYGITGQTAIYADVNSVLLTSIIPYLAIVAAAAFILLLLVFRSILVPLTAALGFLLSMAATFGVTVLIFQEGAFGLVKDTHPIISFLPIMLIGLVFGLAMDYQVFLVTRMREEYVHGKDPKEAMVSGYHHGARVVTAAAIIMISVFGGFMLSPDITSKSMGFALAAGVFFDAFLVRMVLIPSLLALLGKWAWWMPAWLDRILPDIDVEGTKVREMQERAKPAAVESEPAGV, encoded by the coding sequence GTGTCCGTATTCCTGTACAGATGGGGAAAGTTCGCTTTCCGCCGGAAATGGATAGTGCTGCCCGTCTGGGCACTGATAGTGGTGTTACTCGGTGGGGCGGCGGCCACGCTGGCCAAACCGTTCCAGGACAGCTTCGAGATGCCGGGCCTGCCGTCGGAGAAGGCCACCGCGATCCTCGAGGAGCACATGCCGCAGATGGCCTCGATGTTCAGCATCGACGCCATCAACGGCACCTATGTGGTCGCCGCGCAGAACGGCACCCTCACCGACGAACCCAACAAAGCCGCGCTCGACGCCATGGTCGGTCGGCTGAACGAGTTGGACATCGTCGACCACAGCGAGAAGATCGTCAACCCGGTCACGGCCACCTCGATGATGCCCGCGAGCCAGGAAGCCGCCAAGGAGCAGGCACAGGCCGCGAAGAACCTCGAACCCGGTGAGGCCCCGCCGACACCGGAACCGAACTGCCTCGACGGCCGGAACTCCCCCGAGTTCAAGGGCCTGTGCGGCGGCGCACCGCTGAACGTGCTGAACGAGGACAAGCCGCAAACGGTCGCGGTGATCGACGCGAAGTTCACGATGCCGAGCTTCTCCGACGTCACCGAGGAGAACCGGCAGGCCGCCGAAGCCATCGCGCAAGAGGGCCGCAACGCGGGCCTGACCGTCGAGCTGACCGGCGCCATCGCGCAGACCCAGCCCGAATCCGGACAGTCCGAGATGATCGGTATCGGGGTCGCGCTGATCGTGATGATCATCGCTTTCGGCGCCATCGTCGCGGCGTTCGTCCCGATCATCACCGGCATCGTCGGCGTGGCCTGCGCGGGCGCGCTTCTGCTGACCGGCACCTCGCTGACCGAGGTTCCGACCTTCACCCCCATCCTGGCCTCGATGATCGGTCTGGCGTTGTCCATCGACTACGCCCTGTTCATCGTCTCCCGGTACAAACACGAATTGGTGGTCCAGGACTCGCCGGAGGAAGCCGCGGGCGTCGCGGTGGGCACCGCGGGTTCGGCCGTGGTGTTCGCCGGGCTGACCGTCGTGATCGCGCTGCTCGGCCTGTCGGTGGTCGGCGTCTCCTTCCTCACCGCGATGGGTGTCGGTGGCGCCATTGCCGCCGCCTTCGCCGTGCTCGCCGCCATCACCCTCATGCCCGCCCTGCTCGGGGCGCTGGGCAAGGCGCTGTTCAAGCCGAAGCTGCCGCTGGTGGCCCAGCACGACCCCGAGGACGACGACTCGGTCACCAACGGGATGCGTTTCGCCCGGCTCATCGCCCGGGTCCCGGTGCTGACACTGGTCGCCAGCGCGCTCGTGCTGGGCGCGCTCGCCGCCCCGGCCACCCAGCTGAACCTGGGACTGCCCGGCGGCGACAGCATGCCCGAGGACTCCTCGGTCCGTAAGGCCTACGAACTGCAGACCGAGGGCTTCGGCGAAGGCAAGAACGGCGCCCTGGTGGTGGCGGTCGACCTCTCCGGAACCCCCGAGGATCAGCGCGACACCGCGCTGACCGCACTGCGGGACGAGCTGGCGGGCTACGAGGGCGTGGACTACCTCAGCGTCGCGCAGCCCAGCCAGGACGGGCAGGCGGCACTGTTCCAGGTAGTGCCCGAATCCGGTCCGAACAGCGCCGAAACCCAGGATCTGGTCGAACACGCCCGCGACGCCGAAGCCGCGCTGCAAGCGCAGTACGGCATGGAGTACGGCATCACCGGCCAGACCGCCATCTACGCGGATGTGAACAGCGTCCTGCTGACCAGCATCATCCCGTACCTGGCGATCGTCGCGGCGGCCGCGTTCATCCTGCTGCTGCTGGTGTTCCGGTCCATCCTGGTCCCGCTCACCGCCGCGCTCGGCTTCCTGCTGTCGATGGCCGCGACCTTCGGCGTCACGGTGCTGATCTTCCAGGAGGGCGCCTTCGGTCTGGTGAAGGACACCCATCCGATCATCAGCTTCCTGCCGATCATGCTGATCGGCCTGGTGTTCGGCCTGGCGATGGATTATCAGGTGTTCCTGGTGACCCGGATGCGCGAGGAATACGTGCACGGCAAGGATCCGAAGGAAGCGATGGTCAGCGGCTATCACCACGGAGCGCGCGTGGTGACCGCGGCGGCGATCATCATGATCTCGGTCTTCGGCGGCTTCATGCTCTCGCCCGACATCACCTCCAAGTCCATGGGCTTCGCACTGGCCGCGGGCGTGTTCTTCGACGCCTTCCTGGTTCGTATGGTGCTGATCCCGTCGCTGTTGGCGCTGCTGGGCAAATGGGCCTGGTGGATGCCTGCCTGGCTGGATCGGATCCTGCCGGATATCGACGTCGAGGGGACGAAGGTGCGCGAAATGCAGGAGCGCGCCAAGCCCGCGGCGGTCGAGTCCGAACCCGCCGGAGTCTGA
- a CDS encoding TetR/AcrR family transcriptional regulator, with translation MANRKADDHVTAGRDTKQAILDAAVRLFVAKGFEQTSLREIADAVGITKPSLYYHHASKLQLLVAIIDPLLDDLRALADEVEELTPDADGRRAVLRAYIHTMIRHRDAGEMMVRNAVPIINALADQYPVIVEGNKALRNWLAGPDATAVRLLRASAAMEIMTVALISNEVAPGAGDDVVESTLLDAAIAALQPDAD, from the coding sequence ATGGCGAATCGGAAAGCTGACGACCACGTTACCGCAGGTCGTGACACCAAGCAGGCCATCCTTGACGCCGCCGTACGCCTCTTCGTGGCCAAGGGGTTCGAGCAGACGAGCCTGCGCGAGATCGCCGATGCGGTCGGAATCACAAAGCCGTCGCTCTACTATCACCACGCGTCCAAGCTCCAACTGCTCGTCGCGATCATCGATCCGCTCCTCGACGACCTGCGTGCCCTCGCCGACGAGGTCGAGGAGCTGACTCCGGACGCGGACGGCCGCCGCGCGGTCCTGCGGGCCTACATTCACACCATGATCCGGCACCGGGACGCCGGCGAGATGATGGTGCGCAACGCGGTCCCGATCATCAATGCCCTGGCCGACCAGTACCCGGTGATCGTCGAAGGCAACAAGGCGCTGCGCAACTGGCTCGCCGGGCCCGACGCCACCGCGGTGCGGCTGCTGCGCGCCAGCGCGGCCATGGAAATCATGACCGTCGCGCTGATTTCGAACGAGGTGGCGCCGGGCGCGGGGGATGATGTGGTGGAGTCGACGCTGCTCGACGCGGCGATCGCGGCTCTGCAACCGGACGCGGACTAG
- a CDS encoding maleylpyruvate isomerase family mycothiol-dependent enzyme — protein sequence MPSDFIELLATRMRDVTDATRELLATVDTLDDAALADASALPGWTRGHVLTHLSRNADSLVNLLLWAHTGVETPQYASPALRDSDIELGAPRPLTEQRADLVESADRLAGMTRVLSAEQWRTEVRTRQGTPLEATRIPWMRLHEVLIHHVDLDAGYTPAQWPAGFVAELLVEAAVELGGRPGVRPFEISATDTGFTAVVGAGEPGQVVTGPAAALLAWLLGRGADEALPRPLPELPAWR from the coding sequence GTGCCCAGCGATTTCATCGAACTGCTCGCGACGCGGATGCGTGACGTCACCGACGCGACCCGTGAACTGCTCGCCACCGTCGACACTCTGGACGACGCGGCCCTCGCCGACGCGTCGGCACTGCCGGGGTGGACCCGCGGCCACGTGCTGACCCATCTGTCCCGCAACGCGGACAGCCTGGTCAATCTGCTGCTGTGGGCGCATACCGGGGTCGAGACCCCGCAGTACGCCAGTCCGGCGCTGCGCGACTCCGATATCGAACTGGGCGCGCCGCGTCCGCTCACCGAACAGCGCGCCGACCTGGTGGAATCGGCCGACCGGCTCGCCGGGATGACCCGGGTGCTGTCCGCCGAGCAGTGGCGGACCGAGGTCCGGACCCGACAGGGCACTCCGCTGGAGGCGACCCGGATTCCGTGGATGCGACTGCACGAGGTGCTGATCCACCATGTGGACCTGGACGCCGGTTACACACCCGCGCAATGGCCGGCCGGTTTCGTCGCGGAGCTTCTCGTCGAGGCCGCCGTCGAGCTGGGTGGACGTCCGGGTGTGCGGCCCTTCGAGATCAGCGCGACCGATACCGGTTTCACCGCTGTCGTCGGGGCGGGTGAACCCGGGCAGGTCGTCACCGGCCCGGCCGCGGCGCTGCTGGCCTGGCTACTCGGGCGGGGTGCGGACGAAGCGTTGCCGCGTCCGCTGCCGGAGTTGCCCGCCTGGCGCTGA
- a CDS encoding DNA cytosine methyltransferase codes for MVGLFAGIGGLELGLAAHGWHSTLLCEIDQGARAVLADRFPAAELHTDITRLRALPSDTELVAAGFPCQDLSQAGRTAGITGTRSSLVDHVFRLVRRKRGPRWLLIENVPFMLQLGRGAAMRHITAALDELGYTWAYRVVDARAFGLPQRRNRVLMLASRTEDPRTVLFADDAGPRLLGSPEHDPCGFYWTEGVRGLGWVVNAVPTLKGGSGLGIASPPAVRLPSGEMVTPGISDGERLQGFAPGWTEPALEVPGFRPGQRWKLVGNAVSVRMAEWVGSRLRDPAEPIPGHIPLPPGSPWPGAAWGSAGQAFEVPLSPWPVHRPYEDLRFFLTDTQLLSARATAGFLRRTGMGTLRFPAGFLDDVQAHLDRMGGWAA; via the coding sequence ATGGTTGGGCTTTTCGCCGGGATCGGAGGGCTGGAACTCGGGCTGGCGGCCCACGGCTGGCATTCGACGCTGCTCTGCGAGATCGACCAGGGGGCCCGGGCCGTGCTGGCCGACCGGTTCCCCGCGGCCGAACTGCACACCGATATCACCCGATTGCGCGCATTGCCGTCGGACACAGAGTTGGTGGCCGCGGGATTCCCGTGCCAGGACCTGTCGCAGGCGGGCCGGACCGCGGGCATCACCGGCACTCGATCGAGTCTGGTCGATCATGTCTTCCGGCTGGTGCGGCGCAAACGCGGTCCGCGCTGGCTGTTGATCGAGAATGTGCCGTTCATGCTGCAACTCGGTCGTGGGGCGGCCATGCGCCATATCACCGCCGCGCTCGACGAACTCGGATACACCTGGGCCTACCGGGTGGTCGACGCCCGCGCTTTCGGTCTGCCGCAGCGACGCAACCGGGTGCTGATGCTGGCGTCGCGCACCGAGGACCCGCGCACCGTGTTGTTCGCCGATGACGCCGGGCCGCGGCTGCTCGGATCCCCGGAACACGATCCGTGCGGCTTCTACTGGACCGAGGGTGTGCGCGGGCTGGGCTGGGTGGTGAACGCCGTTCCCACGCTGAAGGGCGGATCGGGGCTGGGCATCGCCAGCCCGCCGGCGGTGCGGCTACCGTCCGGAGAGATGGTCACGCCCGGGATCTCGGACGGGGAGCGGCTCCAAGGATTCGCTCCGGGCTGGACGGAGCCGGCGCTCGAGGTGCCCGGGTTCCGACCGGGTCAGCGCTGGAAACTGGTGGGTAACGCGGTGAGCGTGCGGATGGCGGAGTGGGTCGGTTCCCGGCTGCGTGATCCGGCCGAGCCGATCCCGGGGCATATTCCGCTGCCGCCGGGCAGTCCGTGGCCGGGTGCGGCCTGGGGGAGCGCCGGCCAGGCGTTCGAGGTGCCGCTCTCGCCGTGGCCCGTGCACCGCCCGTACGAAGACCTGCGATTTTTTCTCACCGACACCCAATTGCTCTCGGCGCGTGCCACCGCCGGTTTCCTGCGCCGCACGGGAATGGGGACGCTGCGGTTCCCGGCCGGTTTCCTCGACGATGTGCAGGCCCATCTGGATCGCATGGGTGGTTGGGCGGCATGA
- a CDS encoding alpha/beta hydrolase — MKYRVGLATVVSGALALSGGVLPGVAAAVPGPFHAAPARPDSGSAEDPGPVEKTEPIPPRRAAIIGVEPVDERLMRVFVDSPSMHRTVQVLVLLPADRSKPRPTVYMLDGRSTQPDSNNWLDRGRAAQFYADKPVNVVFTVGGPASFYTDWQRPDPVLGVNKWETFLTEELPPLLDTEFSGNGRNAVVGTSMGAEAAMMLAIRRPDLYQAVGAHSGCFSTGTDLGQAQARVVVSTYKGDPENMFGAPEDPAWLAHDVTLHAAALRGKALYLSVGSGRPGVHDSLTNPETPTSVAMGGPLEAATDFCTRRLAQRLDTLGITYTANFRPTGTHSWPYWADELVTSWPTIAGGLGID; from the coding sequence ATGAAGTATCGCGTCGGTCTGGCCACCGTGGTGTCGGGCGCTCTCGCCCTGTCCGGTGGGGTCCTGCCCGGCGTCGCGGCAGCCGTACCCGGTCCATTTCACGCCGCCCCCGCGCGGCCCGATTCCGGCTCCGCCGAAGATCCGGGCCCGGTCGAGAAAACCGAACCCATCCCGCCGCGGCGCGCCGCGATCATCGGCGTCGAACCCGTCGACGAACGCCTGATGCGGGTTTTCGTCGACTCCCCGTCCATGCATCGCACGGTCCAGGTGCTGGTGTTGTTGCCCGCCGACCGGAGCAAGCCCCGGCCCACCGTCTACATGCTCGACGGCCGCAGCACCCAGCCCGACAGCAACAACTGGCTCGACCGCGGCCGGGCCGCCCAGTTCTACGCCGATAAACCGGTGAACGTGGTGTTCACCGTCGGCGGCCCCGCCAGCTTCTACACCGACTGGCAGCGCCCCGATCCGGTGCTCGGCGTCAACAAATGGGAGACCTTCCTCACCGAGGAACTGCCGCCGCTGCTGGACACCGAGTTCTCGGGGAACGGCCGCAACGCGGTGGTCGGCACGTCGATGGGCGCCGAAGCGGCCATGATGCTGGCGATCCGCCGACCGGACCTCTATCAGGCGGTCGGCGCGCACAGCGGATGTTTCTCCACCGGCACCGACCTCGGGCAGGCCCAGGCCCGGGTCGTCGTATCGACCTACAAGGGCGACCCGGAGAACATGTTCGGCGCCCCCGAGGACCCGGCCTGGCTGGCCCACGACGTGACGCTGCACGCGGCCGCGCTGCGCGGCAAAGCGCTCTACCTGTCGGTGGGCAGCGGACGTCCCGGTGTCCACGATTCGCTGACCAACCCGGAAACCCCCACCAGTGTGGCGATGGGCGGCCCGCTCGAGGCGGCGACCGATTTCTGCACCCGCCGGCTCGCCCAGCGCCTCGACACCCTCGGCATCACCTACACGGCCAACTTCCGCCCGACCGGAACCCACTCGTGGCCGTACTGGGCCGACGAACTGGTCACCTCGTGGCCCACCATCGCGGGCGGGCTCGGGATCGACTGA
- a CDS encoding very short patch repair endonuclease has product MSGAPAPGGGRRPPTDAATSARMSRQRRAHTAPELALRRELHRRGIRYFVDRPPIRGQRRRADLVFPRRRLAVYVDGCFWHRCPDHATDPKNNAAWWAEKLAGNVARDRATDAALVAAGWQVIRIWEHEDPARAADRVQTALGR; this is encoded by the coding sequence ATGAGCGGCGCGCCCGCGCCGGGCGGCGGCCGGCGGCCGCCCACCGATGCGGCCACCAGTGCGCGAATGTCGCGGCAGCGCCGTGCGCACACCGCGCCGGAGCTGGCGCTGCGCCGCGAACTGCATCGGCGCGGGATCCGCTATTTCGTGGATCGCCCGCCCATCCGCGGGCAGCGCCGGCGCGCGGACCTGGTGTTTCCGCGGCGTCGGCTCGCGGTGTATGTCGACGGTTGTTTCTGGCATCGCTGCCCGGACCATGCCACCGACCCCAAGAACAACGCCGCGTGGTGGGCCGAGAAACTGGCCGGCAATGTCGCGCGGGATCGGGCCACCGACGCCGCGCTGGTCGCGGCGGGCTGGCAGGTCATCCGGATCTGGGAGCACGAGGATCCGGCGCGCGCCGCCGACCGGGTGCAAACGGCGCTGGGCCGCTGA
- a CDS encoding RrF2 family transcriptional regulator codes for MHITAKVDHAVRTLLEITASDQAVAVKAESIAAAQRIPPKVLESVLAELRRAGLVTSRRGPDGGYRLARPAAEISIADVIRALEGPLASVRGLRPEDVQYPGPAEPLQQVWIALRVNLRTVLENVSLADIAADGLPEFIGSLTADPGAWARREPGAEGGPPHRPDPGKILGRPGGADGSVRSSC; via the coding sequence GTGCACATCACCGCGAAGGTGGATCATGCCGTGCGGACGCTGCTCGAGATCACGGCATCCGATCAGGCTGTCGCGGTGAAGGCGGAATCGATCGCGGCGGCTCAGCGGATACCGCCCAAAGTGCTGGAGAGCGTCCTGGCCGAACTGCGCCGGGCCGGTCTGGTGACGAGCCGGCGCGGGCCCGACGGCGGTTACCGGCTGGCCCGCCCGGCCGCTGAGATCTCGATCGCCGACGTCATCCGCGCGCTCGAGGGCCCGCTCGCCTCGGTACGCGGACTCCGGCCCGAGGATGTCCAGTACCCGGGGCCGGCCGAACCGCTGCAGCAGGTATGGATCGCCCTGCGCGTGAACCTGCGGACGGTGCTGGAGAACGTGAGCCTGGCCGATATCGCCGCCGACGGCCTGCCGGAATTCATCGGCTCGCTCACCGCCGACCCCGGCGCCTGGGCCCGCCGTGAACCAGGTGCCGAAGGCGGTCCGCCGCACCGTCCCGACCCTGGGAAAATTCTGGGGCGGCCCGGAGGCGCAGACGGTAGCGTTCGATCATCATGCTGA
- a CDS encoding ABC transporter ATP-binding protein — MLIRLLRGFLVPYRKQLTGIVVLQLISVIAMLYLPTLNADLIDEGVTKGDIGYIWTAGLRMLLVSGVQIVASASSVFLAAQAAMSAGRDLRGALLHRVGTFSAREVGVFGAPSLITRNTNDVQQVQLLIVMASTVAVMAPIMCVGGIVMALREDLGLSWLLLIAVPALALSMGLIIARMVPAFRQMQARLDEVNRVLREQITGIRVVRAFVREPLETWRFGVANTDLTDVSLRVGRLMALMFPTVMLISNVTSVGVIWFGGKAIDAGEMQIGSLTALLSYIMQILMAVMMASFLAMMAPRAAVSADRISEVLDTESSVRSPAQPRTFQSDPAEVRVRAAAFSFPGAEKPVLCRIDFRVRPGQTTAIVGSTGSGKTTLLNLIPRLMDVTEGSIELGGTDVRELDLNELRTQIGLVPQKAYLFSGTVASNLRYGDPEATDEELWRCLEIAQAADFVRAMPQGLETPVAQGGTTVSGGQRQRLAIARALVRAPRVYLFDDSFSALDVATDARLRAALRPVTADAAVIIVAQRITTIRDADQIVVLEDGEMAGIGTHEELLRDCAEYREIVESQLSVEEAR, encoded by the coding sequence ATGCTGATCCGACTGCTCCGTGGTTTCCTGGTCCCGTACCGGAAACAGTTGACCGGGATCGTGGTGCTGCAACTGATCTCGGTGATCGCGATGCTGTACCTGCCCACCCTGAACGCCGACCTTATCGACGAGGGCGTCACCAAGGGCGATATCGGCTACATCTGGACCGCCGGTCTGCGGATGCTGCTGGTGTCCGGGGTGCAGATCGTCGCCTCCGCGTCCTCGGTTTTCCTGGCCGCCCAGGCCGCCATGAGCGCCGGCCGCGACCTGCGCGGCGCACTGCTGCACCGGGTGGGCACCTTCTCGGCGCGGGAGGTCGGGGTGTTCGGGGCGCCCTCGCTGATCACCCGCAACACCAACGACGTGCAGCAGGTCCAGTTGCTGATCGTCATGGCCTCGACCGTCGCGGTGATGGCGCCGATCATGTGCGTCGGCGGCATCGTGATGGCGCTGCGCGAAGACCTGGGCCTGTCCTGGCTGCTGCTGATCGCGGTACCGGCCCTGGCGCTGAGTATGGGGCTCATCATCGCCCGGATGGTGCCCGCGTTCCGGCAGATGCAGGCCAGGCTCGACGAGGTCAACCGGGTGCTGCGCGAGCAGATCACCGGTATCCGCGTGGTGCGCGCCTTCGTCCGCGAGCCGCTGGAGACGTGGCGGTTCGGCGTGGCCAACACCGATCTCACCGATGTCTCGTTGCGGGTGGGCCGATTGATGGCGCTCATGTTCCCGACGGTCATGCTGATCAGCAACGTCACCTCGGTGGGAGTCATCTGGTTCGGCGGTAAGGCGATCGACGCCGGGGAGATGCAGATCGGATCGCTGACCGCCCTGCTCTCCTACATCATGCAGATCCTGATGGCCGTCATGATGGCCTCGTTCCTGGCCATGATGGCTCCGCGCGCGGCGGTCTCGGCCGACCGGATCAGCGAGGTGCTCGACACCGAATCGTCGGTGCGTTCACCGGCGCAGCCGCGTACCTTCCAGAGCGACCCGGCCGAGGTGCGGGTGCGCGCCGCCGCGTTCAGTTTCCCGGGCGCCGAGAAGCCGGTGCTGTGCCGTATCGATTTCCGGGTGCGGCCGGGGCAGACCACCGCGATCGTCGGCTCCACCGGATCGGGCAAGACCACCCTGCTGAACCTGATCCCGCGACTCATGGACGTCACCGAGGGCTCGATCGAACTCGGCGGTACCGATGTACGCGAACTCGACCTGAACGAACTGCGCACCCAGATCGGCCTGGTACCGCAGAAGGCGTACCTGTTCTCGGGCACGGTGGCGAGCAACCTGCGCTACGGCGACCCGGAGGCCACCGACGAGGAACTGTGGCGCTGCCTGGAGATCGCCCAGGCCGCCGACTTCGTGCGGGCCATGCCGCAGGGGCTCGAAACACCGGTCGCGCAGGGCGGGACCACGGTATCGGGCGGCCAGCGGCAGCGGCTCGCCATCGCGCGGGCGCTGGTCCGCGCACCGCGGGTGTACCTGTTCGATGACTCGTTCTCCGCCCTCGACGTGGCCACCGACGCGCGCCTGCGCGCGGCCCTGCGGCCGGTCACCGCGGACGCCGCGGTGATCATCGTGGCCCAGCGGATCACCACCATCCGCGACGCCGACCAGATCGTGGTGCTCGAGGACGGCGAGATGGCCGGTATCGGTACCCACGAGGAACTGCTGCGCGACTGTGCGGAATACCGGGAGATCGTCGAATCGCAGCTGAGCGTGGAGGAGGCTCGATGA
- the hisC gene encoding histidinol-phosphate transaminase, producing MTARIRPDLDSIPAYVPGRSHPGAVKLASNETTAGPLPAASKAIAESVELANRYPDNQSGELRAALAEFLGVEPANIAVGCGSVALCQELVQITCAAPTDEVLFAWRSFEAYPIITQVANATAVTVPLAGDVHDLDAMAAAITDRTRLVFVCNPNNPSGTAVGRAELERFLDRVPAGVLVALDEAYYEYLRLPGDHPDGVELARSRPNVVVLRTFSKAYGLAGLRVGYAVGAPEVIAALLKVHITFSVSRVAQAAAIASLEARHELLDRTETVIAERDRIRAALLAAGYRVPPSESNFVWIVLGAAATEFAAASAEAGVVIRPFAGEGARVTAGDPHENDLFLRFATDPETVGRFVRAGV from the coding sequence GTGACCGCGCGCATCCGACCGGACCTCGATTCCATTCCGGCCTACGTTCCCGGCCGCAGCCATCCCGGCGCGGTCAAGCTGGCGAGCAACGAGACCACGGCCGGTCCGCTGCCCGCCGCGAGCAAGGCCATCGCCGAGTCGGTGGAACTGGCCAACCGCTATCCGGACAACCAGTCCGGTGAGCTGCGTGCGGCGCTGGCGGAGTTCCTCGGCGTCGAGCCGGCGAATATCGCCGTCGGCTGCGGCAGTGTGGCGCTGTGCCAGGAGCTGGTGCAGATCACCTGCGCCGCCCCCACCGACGAGGTGCTGTTCGCGTGGCGGTCCTTCGAGGCCTACCCGATCATCACTCAGGTCGCCAACGCGACGGCGGTGACCGTGCCGTTGGCCGGTGATGTGCACGATCTGGACGCCATGGCGGCCGCCATCACCGACCGGACCCGGCTGGTGTTCGTGTGCAACCCGAACAACCCGTCCGGCACCGCGGTGGGCCGGGCGGAGTTGGAGCGCTTCCTCGACCGAGTGCCCGCCGGGGTTCTGGTAGCGCTGGACGAGGCGTACTACGAGTACCTGCGGCTGCCGGGCGACCATCCCGACGGGGTGGAACTGGCTCGATCCCGGCCGAATGTGGTTGTGCTGCGCACCTTCTCCAAGGCCTATGGCCTGGCCGGGCTGCGGGTGGGATACGCGGTCGGCGCGCCGGAAGTGATCGCCGCCCTGCTCAAGGTGCACATCACGTTCAGCGTGAGCCGGGTCGCGCAGGCGGCCGCCATCGCTTCCCTGGAGGCCCGTCACGAACTGCTGGACCGCACCGAGACCGTGATCGCCGAACGCGATCGGATCCGCGCGGCGCTGCTGGCGGCCGGGTACCGGGTGCCGCCGAGCGAATCGAACTTCGTCTGGATCGTCCTGGGGGCGGCGGCCACGGAATTCGCGGCGGCCAGCGCCGAGGCCGGAGTGGTCATCCGCCCCTTCGCCGGGGAAGGGGCGCGGGTCACCGCGGGCGATCCGCACGAGAACGATCTGTTCCTGCGGTTCGCGACCGACCCGGAAACCGTCGGTCGCTTCGTGCGGGCAGGCGTGTAG